ATTGACTGACATTTCTGAGCTTGCAGGAGACTTCTCTTCAAAAGTATCAACAAAGGTTTATAGGTACCACTGTTCCTCTTCgcagatttttaaattatggctATTTCTAAGTAGGTACATGGCTTTCCCTGGGaccttcctatttctccatgcTTTTCCTACATTTATCTGCCTTGAGAAAGAGATTAGGGTACTCTGGTTATGAATTAGcattattcattctttaaaaaaagtatttggggGAGACTTTTTGAGTATAGGATGTTTTACAGAAAATCCTTCTCCAAAATCATAGGGGCCTTTGTGGTAGATGGTAGAGCGAAACAGGTCTGtgttagttggattcagttgtcaacttggccaggtgagcatacctatttctgttgctgcagacacaaaccaatggtacctgaatctcatctattgctaattacatctgcagtcagctaggaggcgtgtctgttgcaatgagtgacgtttgacttaattggctggtgcttaaatgagagaacccaatgtagcacagcctagcagctgggcattcctcatctcagcactagcagctcagcccaggcctttggagatgcagaaagaagtcaccctggggaaagttgttggaacccaggggcctggagagaagaccagcagagaccatcttgtgccttccacgtaagaaagaacctcagtggaaagttagctgcctttcctctgaagaaccaacaaaataaatccccttttattaaaagccaatccatctctggtgtgttgcattccagcagctagcaaaccagaacaaggtCTATTTCCCAACAGGAGGAAAGAATGGGGTCCAGGACTCAAGAATGTCCTTTGCCTTTATGCTTTAGGGTATCCCTGGAATCAGAACTGGAGAGGAAAAAACAGAGTTAATGCTAGGGTTTGGAGTTCTGGGCCTCTATACTCCAGTGGTAGCTCTTTACTCTTCTGGAAAATGATGGGCATCAAGAACCTCTACCAAGGATTCATATATAAAACAAGATTTTGCAAATGCTTTCAGAGAGATCCAGACACTGTCAGTGGAATGCAGGTTAAGAACCCTGGCCCAGAGGAAGCTTCAGTTTTTCCCAGGTCACTTTCCCTAAAACCTGGTCCTTACCATCACACATATGTCCCAACTGCAGGATTCTTAAGTTTAGTTTTTTGTTAGAGAGGGGCAATTTTAGGCAACAAAATATCCTCAGAAAAATGGAGCTTCATACACCTTGGTGATACAAGTTAAAATGGTATACCTTGATGGTGTAAGTTAACTTAAATATAAATTACAAGTGatataaagttaaaatttaaaataaggatgGGCAGTGGTCACACACTTCAAAAAAGAGAGCAGGATAAGTCATGGAAACTGAGCAGACCAAGCTGCAGATTAAGCCAAGAACCTGACCTTAAACATCCGAAACAGCAGTGATGGTCAATTTGACCAAGGTTTTAGACATGATGCACAACTTCTCTTTTGGGAAAAGGACTATATTTAACTACATTGTTAAAACCAGTGTAATTGTGTCTTTATTCACAGCCTCCATTTCATAAtgtcaaatggcaaaaaaaaaaaaaaggtgttaagTGAAAATACTCACATAGAGGAACTTTCTCTTAAAAGGTAACATGCAGTTGAATTGCTTCAACAATCCTCAAACACATCATAAATAGTATATGTATGAAAAGAACCTTCCAGTTGTTCATGGATATTAACTTTTAATATCACCAGGCAAAGATCACTGAGGTTATGCATAGAGATTTCCGGATTTCTTTTTTACCCCTAGGAAAACTGTGATCATTCACACATATGTAATTGGTCAATTTCATATCAGTTTTTCAACCTTCtttcatgttatattttacataaagagaaccaagaatcaaaagaaaactcCAATACTATTTACTTTAGTTTGTTCTGTATTGCAAAGGTCAGATTCCCACTAATCAGATTTACCTAGAAATTACAGACCTAAGGAATTTCTCAAGAtgaggatatttttaaaatgaggcaatcaatggttcattcttgaaattttagaactgaataaAATGTATTGCACTTTATCCTAATGGCATGTggaaaatggtttaaaatgacCAGAAGCTATCCACAATTATTAGTAAAGCGGTGGGAAAGTGGCTTGATGCAtgttggaaattaagaaaaacaattatcTGAGGGAGAATGGAGGTCTGATAAATTTCCTGTGTTCTGTTCCATTTCAGGAAGAAAGTTTGTATTTATCTCTGTGTAATGATTACAACAGCTGTTTAACATAAGGAGGAATGTATTACTTTATACAATATTCCTTCAGTGCATAAACTGTTTGTAATATGTTCTTGGTTCCATGCATGATTTCATATTGGACAGCCAAAATAATGTCATTTCCTAAACACTACATGTTTTTTAATtactgaagaaatattttatgtcTACCGATGAGAGATTTTATATGAGGAATAATCtgattatttcttaatttagAGCAGCATTTACATTAGTTAATCTCTTAAAATCTCGGTCTCAGCCTTTTGTTTCAtgaatttggggagaaagtaAAGGCTACTGCACACTTGGCCTCAGCTCAGCCCTCCTGATGGaacatgctattttatttttaaagctaacAGGTTGGAATGAAGAGGCAACATGGTCCAGATATTTATAACATCGTCACAATAATCTTACAAAATCTTGGATTAATCTTCTCCCTATGTGCCCCTGGAATGAGCATTTTCTCTTTGATAATAATGTGGCAAAAAGCATGAGTGCTGTGTTCAAACTGAATGATTCGGAATCCCAACTCTATCACTTCCTAGCTGTGGGACCCAGAGCAAGTTATTGCTACAACTtatttgcaaaatgggaataacacTTTTATCTATTGTGCAGGGTTGTTACAGGACTGTTGCGAAGATAATGAGTTGATGTATGTAGAAATTAGCACTAGAAACTCTTAGCCATTTTGATGTTGAAAGTAATGATAATATATTCAGCTGAACTTTGTTCGAGGATGCTGGGTAATTTACATTTTGATAGCCCCACTTCCCCAAACTTTGGAAGTGGGAGACTGGCATTCCTGGAGGTAGTAGTAATGGGAAACATTAATTCTAACCTGCTCACACTTAGGGACAATGGCTGACACTGGTAGTTCTGACCTGCACAAATGAATCCTGAGCCCCCCTGAGTCccctgcttccttccctcccccctctcctggagtgctgctgtgcaatAAACTGGTATCCCACTGGGTACAGTTGTGAATTCAACTCCTTACTTGGCCAGTGGTTTGGCTGACTTTGGAGGGCCACAGAGAGCAGTCCTGATACTCTGAGGAAGGAATAAGGCAAAGCTAGGGCAGATTGACAGTATTTCCTGGGATACAAGGAAGAAAAGTTATTGGAATAGctcattaataattattttatattattacatTCTGAActaataatattttgaatatactgggttaaagaaaatatttgattacaatgaatttcacctgtttctttttacttttttattatgtagctaccagaaaatttaaaattgctcTACGTGGCTCACATTTGGGGATTgcattatatttttctgttaggGGAAGAGGAGAATTTCTAAAGGCAGCCCCAAGACTGCTTCATCTCACAGTGTCTCCCAGTTAGGACAAATGGAAGCGATTCCTGCCTTGTATATGGGATTGGTTTAGGCCACTTTTGACCTCAATACTTGTGTGGGCCAAATAGAATAACAGGAATTGAAGAAAAAAGCACCTTCTGGGGAACATGCCAAGCTTTTCAAAAAGAATGTTTGAACCAAACAGTAGCTGTGAGTTTTGAATTGTCAGAAAAGCCCTCCAAGAAATAACTTAAATAGGGATAGTGTAGTATGTGTTATGTAAATGCAAGACAGCAATTATAGTCCTGATATTAGAAACTGATAATCTATTCCCAAAATAAAATTAGTCAATGATCATTGTAAGTTTCCCTAATTAGAGACGATCTGATACTCCACATTTAAGGCTCGGTTCAAATATCTGTTTTGTGCCTAAGGAATTTTTTATGGCTTGTCTAGATAGGGTGTCATGTTAGCCCCAAGGCAAGAAGTCAGTTTGGCAGGGTTTTTGATCATGTTCACTCTAGAATTTTCTCCTGCTCCTTGTTTGAGAACTTTTGCCATGCATATATGCATGGCAAATCTAGATGATATTTACTGGAAGGCATCAATGCCAAGAGGTAGTTTGGGGGTGCTAAATAAAGCCCCCGCATAATCTTTATCAGGCTCCCTAAATTATAAACAGGCAATCTGTGTAAGAACACAGCTTCAAAGTGAATCCCCTATTCCCTCATTCCTAATCAGACTTCTAGCTCTAAGGCTCCTCCACTTGGCAACTGTGAAGTTATCACTGGCCTAATATTAaacgaggaaaaaaaaaaatctaagcagaCTTGAAAAGCAGCATATGGCAATGATAGAGTTCTTGTGGAAAAAAGGCAAATTTACATGAAAAAGGGAATCTGCTGAAAATTGTCTTGATGTAAAAAAATGCAGTTATGCAGTGGGTCTGACGTGGTCAAGGGGGGAACCTTTATATCCGCTTCTCGAAAGGgcagaagagaggaaataaagattCTGTTCACGAGTGTGTGTGGTGACCCCTGAGCTCATTTACAAGCTATCTAAGTAGCTGGGAGTGGGAGGTATTTTTGTTGTATAAACTTAGAAATGACAGCTAAAGCTCCAAGAACTGACACCCTATTTCCCAGCAGTTCAAGACAAGCACTCCCCAATCCAGAAATGCCCCAAAATTGAATCCTAGTTTGTTTAGTGGAACTTGAAATGCTTTCTCTCACAGATACATATTCTATATTCTAAAGTCCCCCAAAGCTGATTTAGTCCACAACATAATTAAAAGGTTCTACCAGTAAAGCAAGTAGAAATCACGTTGGTTTTCACATCATAATATTTACGTTGCATAAGCTCCCCTACTCAGGGCGGAATGGGAGATGCAGCCTCCCAGTTCATTTTCTAAGAAGGCACATTTCACATACTTCATTTCATTCCCACCAGAGTAGAACGTACCAATTCAGACCAGCTCTTGCCCTGGCAGATGAAAGGAGATGGGGGAGAAGTGTGAGGACAGTGTAGACCAGGGAGAAGAGAATGCAGCTAAGGAAGCGAGTTAACTTTTTGTGGAGAAATGGGTCATATCTAGACTTTCTGGACCCTATGTTCTTTTTCCCTGCCCCTGAAGGTGCAAGTCTAGAGATAACCAGAGGAGTTGGGCAGTGTGGGAGGTAGGACTTCTCCAGCTTCTGCAGGTCAGAATGGCTAAGGTCAAGAACTATCcgtctcttccttttctccaagGTTGTGGCAGGTGGGAGTTGCTCCCAGCTGCTTATTTCCTGCAGGGTCATCTTGTTCTTCTGAAGACTAGGAAGTGGAGCTGCCAAAACTCCGAATTCCTGGCCTTCCGTTAGAGGCCAGCACATGCTCAGACACACCCCGAGCTCTGCTACCCGAGTTACACCTTAGGAAGCTAAACTCACAGCAGTTAATTCTATGAGCTTCCAAACTCACAGAACTAACTGCTGAAGTTGTATCAAACCAGGGCAGCACCCAGGCCAGAACTCTGGCTCCCGGCCTTTGGTTCCCTAGGCAGCCTCTGGCCTGCCAAGTTAAGGCAAATCTTGGACCTAACTCTACCAATGCCTGAGATGGACCAGCCACTCCTGGGTGCCACTTCACGCTCACATTTGGGTTGTACTTATTTCTGACTGTGACATCAAGAGATCATTTTCAAAGACGGTACAAATGCCTCCTCTGGAGGGGTCTTGAAAGCTAAGCAGggggtttatttaaaaaatcaccttTCCTACAACTTATCATCACCGACATATTGTGAGTTTTCACAGGCACAAAATTACACTCACAAAATGTAAATTGGGAAACCTGTCAACTAGGTATTTGATGAACTTTTGGGACAAATAATGAATTCTCTGAACTTCGACAGCAGTCCCCTTCTCACCAGGGACTATTCTCAATGGCAGTTGAGTACCACATTCTGCCCtggaagaaacaaaaggcaaaacaCGGAGAACTAGCACTACTGGATGGAAGGCACCGGAAGGCAATTTGCAGCTTGGGGTACGCAGGCTGTAACAACGAGGgttgcaaggaggtggaaggggCTGCTCCTTCCAAAGGTTCCAAGCCAGGCTAGCCAACAGTGGGGGCAGGGACGCTGTAAAGGGGGACAGGGCTGGCTGAGAAGAGGATCAAGGCTTCCTGTAAGAGGAACACTAGAACTGGAAGAGAAACAACCTGCCGTTATGCACAGGTTGGGGAGGAAGGAAATGAGGTGAAGAAGAGAAGTGGGAGGGGAAGGCTATACAGCTTTACAAATTAGGACATTTTTTTGCAAACTGCCAAACGGTTGAGCGGCGGAGGCAAGGGTGTGGGCGAGAGGGGACGGTGCCAGACCTGGGCTGTGAAACCGAAATGAGGGACTTACTGCGAAAGGAAAGGAACAGACGGCGAAGGTGATGGTCATAATGGCCAGGAGGATGAGGTGGTCCGTCTCCTCCGCCACGGAAGGCCTTTCCCCTCTCCTGCGGGGCCCGGGGCCGCCCAGGCCGCGCCCCGGGGAGGGCCCGCAGCGGCTCCTCCTGCCCCGGCGGTGCAGACGGATGAGGTTAAGGATGACACTGAAGTTGCAAACCAGCACGGCGACGATGAGGAGCAGCAGCACGGTGGCATAGAGTTGCAGGTACACGGTCGCCCCGTGCCGGATGAAGCACCACGTCCCGGGGCAGTACTGGGCATACTTCCCGAAGCCCAGCAGCGGCAGGGAGCAGAAAAACAGGGACACGATGTAGATGGCCGGCAGCACGGCCAAGCCCCCGCGGCGCGTGACGCGGCGCTGGTAGAAGTAGGGGTGCCCGATGGATAGGTAGCGCTCTAGGGCCATAGCGAAGAGCATGAGCATCGTGGCCAGGCTGAAGAAGGTCATGGCGAAGGCGAAGTAGTTGCACGCGCGCTCCTCCGCCGCCAGCGCCATCAGCGTCTGGTTCCGCGCGTATGACGCCAGGACCACCGGGCTGATGAGACAGGTCCCGAGCAGGTCGGTGACCACCAGCTCGGTCACCAGCACGTGGAACAAGGAGATGGGGCTCCCGCGGCCGGCGCCGCGCCCCGCGTCGCCCCGCCAGCGGCGCGCCAGCAGCGCCAGCGCGATGAGGTTCCCCAGGACCCCGGCCGAGAACATCACAGAGCTGATGGCCGGGCTCTCTCCGGCCGGGAGCCACTGCCGGGTGTCGCAGTCCTCGGATCTTGAGTCATTAGAAGCACTGCCCATGGCGGGGTCCCGGGAGGGGAGACGCGCCCTCTTCTCCCGGCCCACGCCCGGGCGGAGGAGGGTTTGAGAGCCCGAAGACTCCGAGACTCAAAGGGGAAAGGGGAGGTACCGAGCTTCAGAGCCCCCTTCCGGCGCCCTGCGCGCGCCCAGGACAGGCTCGGACCCGGGATTCCCGCCGCGCCCTCGGTTTTTCGCTCCGCTACCGCATCCGGGCGCGGCTCGCCGCTGCTGCGCGGACCAGCGCTCGCCCGCCCACCCGGCCGAGAGCCGGCGCCCAAGGGAACTGCCGCCGCCCCCGCCACCTCGGGGCGGGCCGGGCGCGCTGTCACGGCAGTCCCAGCGCGCGCACCGCCAGCGGCCTGGCCGGCGGAACCGGTCACACCCCGCGGGGTACGGGgcgggctggggggctggggggtgtcGGTGAGGCCTCCGGCTGCGCGGGCGGGGACAGGAGTGGTCCAGGAGCTGCGGCGCGGGAAGGGGTGCGGGGCTGCAGCTCTCCCCGGCCCTACGGGAGCCGGTTCTTGGCTGCCTCCGGGTGCGGTCTTCAGAGCAGCACCTCCGGTCCGCAAAGTCTGACCTCGGCTAGGAAGCATTTAGCCTCAGTGGAGGAGTTAGGGTGAACGAGTCCcgagagatgtggagaaaaagagaacagacaCCAAAGACAACTTGTAAgaactttccttaaaaaaaaaaaaaaaaaaaattattaggaagGTACACGAAAGGAGCGGGTGGAGCAAAGGGGCAAAA
This genomic stretch from Tamandua tetradactyla isolate mTamTet1 chromosome 12, mTamTet1.pri, whole genome shotgun sequence harbors:
- the PTGER2 gene encoding prostaglandin E2 receptor EP2 subtype; this encodes MGSASNDSRSEDCDTRQWLPAGESPAISSVMFSAGVLGNLIALALLARRWRGDAGRGAGRGSPISLFHVLVTELVVTDLLGTCLISPVVLASYARNQTLMALAAEERACNYFAFAMTFFSLATMLMLFAMALERYLSIGHPYFYQRRVTRRGGLAVLPAIYIVSLFFCSLPLLGFGKYAQYCPGTWCFIRHGATVYLQLYATVLLLLIVAVLVCNFSVILNLIRLHRRGRRSRCGPSPGRGLGGPGPRRRGERPSVAEETDHLILLAIMTITFAVCSFPFAIFAYMNEESSRKKKWDLQALRFLSINSIIDPWVFAILRPSVLRLIRSVLCCRISLKTQDTTQTSCSTQSNVSKQSDLCEQY